One segment of Vibrio gazogenes DNA contains the following:
- a CDS encoding patatin-like phospholipase family protein, translated as MGKNVGVISEQQVIDDCDRLSRFIGGKNALVAQGGGQRGIFTAGVLDAFNLSNFDPFDVYYGTSAGALNLCAFLCRQHGLGKAFITDLTTDSSFFNLFAYIRKKQYVDLSWALERIVEYPYRLDLDMGRQVLGERKAYAAVTSSETLIDHYLPMVQPNWKEVLLASCAIPTLCHHPININGESYVDGGISASIPVQEAWRQGARFIAVIRTESVTNNKAGLQSAELPPKPSEAWLHQSFSYLQNQWQQKVTQWRQDWRNYLRQKMSLVPQEEMLNGGRWLFGSEQLYRMSHLIGGSMDTRLTDMLMVHYQTYALTLEFLKRPPDDVFVIQIAPEQPLRSNTLLSRKSDLLWDYEQGLQAGYNFIRSWENARALSGQSLKASKSGLLES; from the coding sequence ATGGGAAAAAACGTTGGTGTAATTTCTGAACAACAGGTCATTGATGATTGTGACCGTCTGTCTCGGTTCATTGGTGGGAAAAATGCTTTGGTTGCTCAAGGTGGCGGTCAGCGGGGCATTTTTACTGCCGGTGTTCTGGATGCATTTAATCTGTCTAATTTTGATCCGTTTGATGTCTATTACGGCACGTCTGCCGGCGCGTTAAACCTTTGTGCATTTCTTTGTCGTCAGCATGGGCTTGGTAAAGCGTTTATTACCGACTTAACCACAGACTCTTCATTTTTTAATCTGTTTGCTTACATCAGGAAAAAGCAGTACGTCGATTTGTCATGGGCACTTGAGCGTATCGTTGAGTATCCGTATCGGCTCGATTTGGATATGGGGCGTCAGGTCTTAGGAGAAAGAAAGGCATATGCGGCAGTCACCAGTTCAGAGACGTTAATCGATCATTACTTACCCATGGTTCAGCCGAACTGGAAAGAGGTACTGTTGGCTTCCTGTGCCATCCCGACACTATGCCATCATCCCATCAATATCAATGGTGAATCCTACGTTGACGGAGGAATTTCAGCATCGATTCCCGTTCAGGAAGCATGGCGGCAGGGAGCCCGTTTTATCGCTGTGATTCGGACTGAATCTGTCACCAATAACAAAGCAGGATTACAGTCTGCGGAGTTACCCCCGAAACCGAGTGAGGCATGGTTGCACCAATCGTTTAGCTACCTGCAAAATCAATGGCAGCAAAAAGTCACACAGTGGCGTCAAGACTGGCGTAATTATTTGCGTCAGAAAATGTCGCTGGTTCCTCAGGAAGAAATGTTGAATGGTGGACGCTGGTTATTTGGTTCGGAACAACTGTATCGAATGAGTCATTTAATCGGTGGTTCTATGGATACACGTCTGACGGATATGTTGATGGTTCATTACCAGACATATGCTTTAACCCTTGAGTTTTTAAAACGTCCGCCAGATGATGTGTTCGTGATTCAGATTGCCCCGGAACAGCCACTTCGTTCCAACACGTTGCTGAGTAGGAAAAGCGATTTGTTATGGGATTATGAGCAAGGATTACAAGCGGGTTATAACTTTATCCGTAGTTGGGAGAATGCCAGAGCGTTGAGCGGTCAATCACTGAAAGCGTCAAAATCAGGGCTGCTGGAATCATAG
- a CDS encoding YnhF family membrane protein, with translation MDVDLKYAVVITSIIFAVLIGSGLIAIAN, from the coding sequence ATGGACGTAGATCTGAAATATGCTGTCGTCATTACAAGCATTATCTTTGCGGTATTGATTGGTTCTGGTTTGATTGCTATTGCTAACTAA
- a CDS encoding sodium-dependent transporter, whose product MKREQWGSRAGFILAAVGSAIGLGNIWRFPYMAYENGGGAFFIPYLFAMLTAGIPFMILEFSMGQKHRGSAPKTISQIHSKFEWLGWFQVGVAAVIGVYYVAVIGWAISYFGLSFTQGWGTETNTFFFSNYLGLGENTPTNLGGIRWNIALTVALAWGITYIAIINGVKSGIERASKIMMPILFIMVLVLIGRMSMLPGALDGINYMFKPDFSKIWDVKVWAAAYGQIFFTLSIGFAIMLAYSSYLPEKSDITNNAFMTVLINCGFSILAGIMIFSVLGYMAQEQGKELTDVVSSGVGLAFVTLPAAINLLPAPYIFGPLLFFALVVAGLSSHISIMEAVTSAIIDKTKWRRNKAASIVIGTGFVVSMAFVTNGGILLLDLVDHFANNIGIMTGCFVEIVMMTWLFKVSDIRKYANSKSDFSIGVWFDICLRFITPVILATILATKLHTLLTEGYGGYDLTIGWVLMLALLVIGILINLKSRPQEG is encoded by the coding sequence ATGAAGCGAGAACAATGGGGATCTCGTGCTGGTTTTATCTTAGCTGCGGTCGGATCCGCTATTGGTTTAGGTAATATCTGGCGCTTTCCGTATATGGCTTATGAAAATGGAGGTGGCGCATTTTTTATCCCTTACCTTTTCGCCATGCTCACAGCCGGCATCCCCTTCATGATTCTAGAATTCAGCATGGGGCAGAAACACCGCGGTTCCGCACCAAAGACAATTTCCCAGATTCATTCAAAATTTGAGTGGCTCGGTTGGTTCCAGGTCGGAGTCGCTGCCGTCATCGGTGTTTATTATGTTGCCGTCATCGGTTGGGCTATCTCCTATTTTGGCCTTTCGTTCACCCAAGGTTGGGGAACAGAAACCAATACTTTCTTCTTCAGCAATTATCTAGGACTTGGTGAAAATACGCCAACAAACCTAGGTGGTATCCGCTGGAACATTGCATTGACCGTTGCACTTGCTTGGGGGATTACCTACATAGCGATTATTAACGGTGTGAAATCAGGGATTGAGCGCGCATCTAAAATTATGATGCCGATTCTATTCATTATGGTACTGGTCTTGATCGGGCGTATGTCCATGCTTCCCGGAGCATTAGATGGTATCAATTACATGTTCAAACCAGACTTCAGTAAGATATGGGATGTTAAAGTTTGGGCAGCCGCATACGGTCAAATATTCTTTACCCTGAGTATTGGCTTTGCAATCATGCTGGCTTACTCAAGTTACTTACCGGAAAAATCAGATATCACAAACAATGCATTTATGACGGTATTGATTAACTGCGGTTTTTCGATTCTTGCAGGTATCATGATTTTTTCAGTGTTAGGCTATATGGCCCAAGAACAAGGGAAAGAGCTCACGGATGTCGTTTCATCTGGGGTCGGACTTGCGTTCGTCACCCTCCCTGCCGCAATCAATTTATTACCAGCACCCTATATTTTCGGCCCATTACTGTTCTTTGCACTTGTTGTTGCCGGTTTAAGCTCTCATATATCGATTATGGAAGCCGTTACATCAGCAATCATTGATAAAACCAAATGGCGTCGTAACAAGGCTGCAAGTATTGTCATCGGGACAGGCTTTGTTGTGTCAATGGCTTTCGTTACTAATGGCGGTATCTTACTGCTCGATCTGGTCGATCACTTTGCAAACAATATCGGTATCATGACTGGCTGCTTTGTCGAAATTGTGATGATGACATGGTTATTCAAAGTGTCTGATATCCGTAAGTATGCGAATTCCAAATCTGACTTTTCTATTGGTGTCTGGTTTGATATTTGTCTGCGCTTTATCACACCGGTCATATTGGCGACGATTCTGGCCACGAAACTTCACACATTATTGACGGAAGGTTATGGCGGCTACGACCTCACTATCGGTTGGGTTCTGATGCTTGCTCTGCTCGTTATCGGTATTTTAATTAACCTGAAAAGTCGTCCTCAGGAGGGATAA
- a CDS encoding MetS family NSS transporter small subunit, translating into MDISAIIMMVIGLGITWGGAFICMKKAMRQSD; encoded by the coding sequence ATGGATATCAGTGCAATCATTATGATGGTTATTGGTCTCGGTATTACATGGGGCGGTGCATTCATCTGTATGAAGAAAGCAATGCGTCAATCTGACTAA
- the ptsG gene encoding PTS glucose transporter subunit IIBC has product MSKNLFAELQKVGKSLMLPVSVLPVAGILLGVGAANFSWLPEVISHLMEQAGGSVFGQMALLFAVGVSLGFTNNDGVSGLSAIVGYGIMVATLKVMATVMGVESIDTGVLGGILSGGLAAWAFNRFFKIQLPDYLGFFAGKRAVPIITGFLSIILGVLLSIIWPPIGSAIALFSDWAAQQNPVLAFGIYGVVERSLIPFGLHHIWNVPFFYEAGTCTNNAGQVVHGIMTCFLTADDASRAAGHGFGQLAGGYLFKMFGLPAAAFAIARCAKPENRAKIMGIMASAALTSFLTGITEPIEFSFLFVSPLLYGIHALLAGLAYVITNYLGIVHGHTFSNGFIDFVVQSAHAQKMLLLVGVGLVYAVIYYVVFTVVIRTLDIKTPGREDDMVDDVVTGDSEMASALVAAFGGKANITNLDACITRLRVSVDNTDAVDQDKLKSLGAAGVVVVKGGVQAIFGTRSDVLKTEMDEWMRGHN; this is encoded by the coding sequence ATGTCTAAGAACCTTTTTGCGGAACTGCAAAAAGTTGGTAAATCACTGATGCTACCCGTATCAGTGTTACCGGTTGCAGGTATATTACTTGGTGTTGGTGCCGCTAATTTTAGCTGGTTACCAGAAGTCATTTCTCATCTGATGGAACAAGCAGGTGGTTCGGTATTCGGACAGATGGCGTTGTTATTTGCTGTCGGTGTTTCATTAGGTTTTACAAACAATGATGGGGTTTCCGGACTTTCCGCGATTGTGGGTTACGGTATCATGGTTGCGACATTGAAGGTCATGGCGACTGTGATGGGTGTTGAATCCATCGATACTGGGGTTCTTGGCGGTATCCTGTCGGGTGGTCTTGCCGCATGGGCATTTAACCGTTTCTTCAAAATTCAATTACCAGACTATCTAGGTTTCTTTGCTGGTAAACGTGCTGTGCCAATCATCACCGGTTTCTTATCGATTATCCTTGGTGTGCTGCTGTCGATTATCTGGCCACCGATTGGTTCTGCAATTGCTCTATTCTCAGACTGGGCAGCGCAACAGAACCCAGTGTTGGCATTCGGTATTTACGGCGTAGTTGAACGTTCTCTTATTCCTTTTGGTTTGCACCACATTTGGAACGTACCATTCTTCTATGAGGCAGGTACATGTACAAACAACGCGGGTCAGGTTGTTCACGGTATTATGACTTGCTTCTTGACTGCTGATGATGCTTCTCGTGCTGCAGGTCATGGTTTTGGTCAGCTTGCTGGTGGTTATCTGTTTAAAATGTTTGGTCTGCCTGCTGCTGCTTTTGCAATTGCGCGTTGTGCTAAACCTGAAAACCGTGCAAAAATCATGGGTATCATGGCGTCAGCTGCATTGACTTCATTCCTGACAGGTATTACTGAACCAATCGAGTTCTCATTCCTGTTCGTTTCACCACTGCTGTATGGTATTCATGCGCTTCTGGCTGGTCTGGCATATGTCATCACTAACTATTTGGGTATAGTTCACGGCCATACATTCTCCAATGGTTTCATTGACTTTGTCGTACAATCTGCACATGCACAGAAAATGCTTCTGCTTGTCGGCGTAGGCCTTGTTTATGCAGTGATTTACTATGTTGTATTCACTGTTGTTATCCGCACTCTGGATATCAAAACACCTGGTCGTGAAGACGATATGGTAGATGACGTGGTGACTGGTGATTCGGAAATGGCGTCTGCTCTTGTTGCTGCATTTGGCGGCAAAGCGAATATCACAAACTTGGATGCATGTATCACTCGTTTACGTGTTTCAGTTGATAACACTGATGCTGTTGATCAAGATAAACTGAAATCACTGGGTGCTGCTGGTGTTGTCGTTGTGAAAGGCGGTGTTCAGGCTATCTTCGGTACTCGCTCTGATGTATTGAAAACTGAAATGGACGAGTGGATGCGCGGCCATAATTAA
- a CDS encoding TatD family hydrolase: MFVDSHCHLDKLNYDELHLDIQDVLNKARHVQVEQILSVGVTLASFPQMLKMIEPFDWVHASCGVHPLDVESDFALDTFYEYANHAKVIAIGETGLDYHYRPETAELQKLRFMQQIEVAVALNKPLIIHTRNAREDTLALLRQGKAEQCRGVIHCFTEDMAFAQAAMDLGFYISISGIVTFRQAMELKSVVKDLPLDRLLIETDSPYLAPVPHRGQENQPAFVTEVAKCIAQLKDIPVSEVAHQTTNNFLDLFFL; this comes from the coding sequence ATGTTTGTCGACTCCCACTGCCATTTAGATAAACTCAATTACGATGAGTTACATCTGGATATCCAAGATGTTTTAAATAAAGCGCGTCATGTTCAGGTTGAACAAATCCTATCTGTGGGTGTGACGCTAGCATCCTTTCCCCAAATGCTAAAAATGATCGAACCATTCGACTGGGTTCATGCCTCCTGTGGTGTTCACCCTCTGGATGTTGAAAGTGATTTTGCGCTAGATACTTTTTATGAATATGCCAATCATGCCAAAGTCATTGCCATCGGCGAAACGGGTCTTGACTATCATTATCGTCCGGAGACGGCTGAATTACAGAAACTGAGATTCATGCAGCAGATTGAAGTTGCTGTCGCGCTGAATAAGCCTCTGATTATTCATACTCGTAACGCAAGAGAAGATACGCTGGCATTATTGCGTCAAGGAAAAGCGGAGCAATGTCGTGGGGTGATTCACTGTTTTACAGAAGATATGGCATTTGCTCAGGCTGCGATGGATCTTGGCTTTTATATTTCAATTTCAGGGATAGTGACCTTCCGTCAGGCGATGGAATTGAAATCTGTCGTGAAAGACCTTCCTTTAGATCGTTTGCTGATTGAAACGGATTCTCCTTATTTGGCGCCTGTCCCACATCGGGGGCAAGAGAACCAACCCGCTTTTGTGACTGAAGTGGCGAAGTGTATCGCGCAGTTAAAAGATATACCTGTCAGTGAAGTTGCGCATCAAACAACCAATAATTTCTTGGATCTTTTTTTTCTATAG
- the holB gene encoding DNA polymerase III subunit delta', translating to MSLYPWFQQIWQQWCQTLAHNSVSPATLLVVKEGMGEATFIEAAARSLLCVHGSELCGYCHGCQLMDSQSHPDFHWVKPEQEGKSITVDMVRQINQIAQESSQFGGYRVIVIQPAHLMNESAANALLKTLEEPPSHCCFILVTDCIDRVLPTILSRCRQLHVSEPAHTVVAEWLARETGQDIAPYMVKLNDYAPIRALHFIQSQEHKNYLRLVELFCHFLHSPLQSIHALVDEIQMSPLVRLTWLWYLLTDAQKFHFQTQDEIVLPKSEEVAQYLSYSMLYQQYRELITLRHRLEVHRGLNSELLVFDWLSKFKGAPCLSTPTAI from the coding sequence ATGTCACTATATCCTTGGTTTCAACAAATCTGGCAACAATGGTGTCAGACACTTGCTCATAACTCAGTTTCACCCGCGACACTGTTGGTCGTCAAAGAGGGGATGGGAGAAGCGACGTTTATCGAAGCTGCTGCTCGTTCACTTTTATGTGTTCATGGGTCAGAGCTATGTGGTTATTGTCATGGTTGTCAATTGATGGATTCTCAAAGTCATCCTGACTTTCACTGGGTGAAGCCGGAACAAGAGGGGAAATCAATTACCGTTGATATGGTGCGGCAGATTAATCAGATTGCTCAGGAGTCTTCTCAGTTTGGTGGTTATCGAGTGATTGTAATTCAACCTGCCCACCTCATGAATGAATCTGCGGCAAATGCCTTACTGAAGACCCTGGAAGAGCCACCAAGCCACTGTTGCTTTATACTGGTTACGGATTGTATTGATCGTGTACTACCAACCATTTTAAGCCGGTGCCGTCAGTTACATGTGTCTGAGCCTGCTCATACCGTTGTCGCAGAATGGCTCGCAAGAGAAACAGGGCAAGATATTGCACCGTATATGGTTAAACTGAATGATTATGCACCGATTCGAGCGCTTCATTTTATTCAGTCACAGGAGCACAAAAATTATTTACGGTTGGTCGAATTGTTCTGTCACTTTCTGCATTCACCTTTGCAATCTATACATGCATTGGTTGATGAGATTCAGATGTCCCCGTTGGTACGCTTGACTTGGCTATGGTATTTACTGACTGATGCGCAGAAATTTCATTTTCAGACCCAAGATGAAATTGTGCTACCGAAGAGTGAAGAAGTTGCGCAATACCTTTCTTATAGTATGCTTTACCAACAATACCGAGAATTGATCACGCTACGGCATCGTTTGGAAGTACACCGTGGTTTAAATTCAGAACTACTGGTTTTTGACTGGTTATCAAAATTTAAAGGAGCTCCATGTTTGTCGACTCCCACTGCCATTTAG
- the tmk gene encoding dTMP kinase — protein sequence MKAKFIVVEGLEGAGKSTAIQTVVDTLKDFGVSSVVKTREPGGTPIAEKLRRLVKEEHEGEVIYDMTELLLIYAARVQLVEGVIKPALNAGQWVIGDRHDLSSQAYQGGGRQIDPAMIQTLKESVLAQFEPDFTLYLDINPEIGLERARGRGELDRIEKMDMSFFERTRARYLQLANHDERIQVISAEQPLALVQKDIRHVLMNWLSAQ from the coding sequence ATGAAAGCGAAATTTATTGTAGTGGAAGGGTTAGAAGGTGCCGGGAAAAGCACAGCGATCCAAACCGTGGTTGATACGCTGAAAGATTTTGGTGTCTCTTCTGTCGTAAAAACACGAGAGCCGGGAGGAACGCCGATTGCTGAAAAATTACGTCGTCTCGTCAAGGAAGAGCATGAGGGAGAGGTCATCTATGATATGACTGAATTATTGCTGATTTATGCCGCCAGAGTACAGCTCGTTGAAGGCGTTATCAAACCCGCTCTCAACGCTGGACAGTGGGTGATTGGTGATCGGCATGATTTGTCTTCTCAGGCTTATCAGGGGGGCGGACGGCAGATTGACCCTGCAATGATTCAAACGTTAAAAGAATCGGTTCTGGCGCAGTTTGAACCAGATTTCACGCTCTATCTTGATATCAATCCTGAAATTGGGCTGGAGCGAGCCAGAGGCCGCGGAGAACTTGATCGTATTGAAAAAATGGATATGAGTTTTTTTGAGCGGACTCGGGCTCGATATTTACAGTTAGCAAATCATGATGAACGAATTCAGGTGATTTCTGCAGAGCAACCGTTAGCGCTGGTGCAGAAAGATATACGACACGTGTTAATGAATTGGTTATCTGCACAATAG
- the mltG gene encoding endolytic transglycosylase MltG, translated as MVLKKILFGCCLVALVVVGSVIIFYQKVDSYLTQSLQLPTEQQFVTIHQGESLRSVLRSFEDKSWLHPSIAAHLMHRFYPALAKIKVGTYQVQSGETLHNVLQRFTAGDEYQFTITLIEGSRFHDVLKKLATESHLKHEIQSMSEAEIAKRLSIDKPKLEGLFLAETYHYTAGTSDIDILKRANQKLNSVLQHTWENRQNGLPLRSPYEALTLASIIEKETAIKDERQRIASVFINRLNKRMRLQTDPTVIYGMGSRYDGNIRKKDLLTPTPYNTYVIRGLPPTPIAIVGRGAIHAALNPEVSDYLYFVASGNGGHVFSKSLAEHNAAVKRYLKQLRTKK; from the coding sequence CTGGTGTTAAAAAAAATATTATTTGGATGCTGTCTCGTTGCGTTGGTCGTGGTTGGTAGTGTTATCATTTTTTATCAGAAAGTAGATAGTTACCTCACTCAGTCACTTCAATTGCCAACGGAGCAGCAATTTGTGACGATTCATCAGGGTGAGTCATTGCGCTCTGTTCTGAGATCTTTTGAAGACAAATCTTGGTTACACCCTTCTATTGCTGCTCATTTGATGCATCGATTCTATCCCGCACTGGCTAAAATTAAAGTTGGGACTTACCAAGTGCAGTCAGGAGAGACATTGCACAATGTACTACAACGGTTTACCGCCGGAGATGAATATCAATTCACGATTACTCTGATTGAAGGCAGCCGTTTTCATGATGTCTTGAAGAAGTTGGCAACTGAGTCTCATCTGAAACATGAAATCCAGTCAATGTCTGAAGCCGAAATTGCAAAGCGATTGTCGATAGATAAACCAAAATTAGAAGGTTTATTCCTTGCAGAGACATATCACTATACGGCTGGTACCAGTGATATAGACATTTTGAAACGTGCAAATCAAAAGCTGAACTCGGTACTTCAGCATACATGGGAGAACCGACAAAATGGTTTACCTTTGCGTTCCCCCTACGAAGCATTAACATTAGCTTCTATTATTGAGAAAGAAACAGCGATTAAAGATGAGAGACAACGGATTGCCTCTGTCTTCATTAATCGACTCAATAAGAGAATGAGGTTACAGACCGACCCGACGGTCATTTATGGAATGGGTTCACGATATGATGGGAATATCCGGAAAAAAGATTTACTCACACCCACACCTTACAATACTTATGTGATTCGCGGTTTACCACCGACCCCGATTGCAATAGTGGGGAGGGGAGCAATTCATGCCGCGTTGAACCCTGAAGTCAGTGATTATCTTTATTTTGTCGCAAGTGGGAATGGCGGCCATGTTTTTTCTAAATCATTGGCGGAACACAATGCTGCGGTAAAACGTTATTTAAAACAATTAAGAACGAAGAAATGA
- the pabC gene encoding aminodeoxychorismate lyase — protein sequence MILIDGMPVSSIPADDRSFQYGDGCFSTILTIDGQMQHWLYHQQRMEDCLNILQIPYPDWDEVARWINQVVVMTPKAGIKIHISRGSGGRGYSPSTIPSPRVTVQSFDYPKHYDALISDGIQLGVCQRRLGHNPLLAGHKHNNRLEQILLKAEAETSGYMDAVALDLYDQVIETTMANLFWFRDNVLHTPDLTLAGVAGVMRRVVLDIATQQGIALNISHFSLDDLLGADEIFMTNSILGVAPVVQIQSACFVLGERVRDLQKRVNWC from the coding sequence ATGATTTTGATTGACGGGATGCCAGTTTCATCGATACCTGCGGATGACCGATCTTTTCAATATGGTGATGGTTGTTTTTCAACGATTCTAACTATCGACGGCCAGATGCAGCACTGGCTGTATCATCAGCAAAGAATGGAAGATTGCCTGAATATATTACAAATCCCATATCCGGATTGGGATGAAGTCGCGCGCTGGATCAATCAGGTTGTGGTGATGACTCCCAAAGCCGGCATCAAAATTCATATCAGCCGTGGGAGTGGGGGGCGAGGATATAGCCCTAGCACAATTCCCTCACCGCGGGTCACGGTCCAGTCATTTGATTATCCGAAACATTATGATGCATTGATTTCAGATGGCATTCAGTTAGGTGTCTGCCAGCGACGTCTCGGGCATAATCCATTGTTGGCTGGGCATAAACATAATAATCGGTTAGAACAAATTTTACTCAAAGCTGAAGCTGAGACATCCGGTTATATGGATGCGGTTGCGCTGGATTTGTACGATCAAGTGATTGAGACAACAATGGCAAATCTATTCTGGTTTCGGGATAATGTGCTCCATACACCGGATTTAACATTGGCTGGTGTTGCCGGAGTGATGAGACGAGTGGTACTCGATATTGCGACTCAGCAGGGGATCGCGCTCAATATCAGTCACTTTTCTCTGGATGATCTGCTTGGTGCTGATGAAATTTTTATGACGAATTCAATTTTGGGGGTTGCACCTGTTGTTCAGATTCAATCAGCGTGCTTTGTGCTGGGAGAGCGGGTGCGAGATTTACAAAAGAGAGTGAACTGGTGTTAA
- the fabF gene encoding beta-ketoacyl-ACP synthase II → MSKRRVVVTGMGMLSPVGNTVESSWKALLAGKSGIVNIEHFDTEGFSTRFAGLVKNFNCEDYMSKKDARKMDLFIQYGIAAGIQALDDSGLVINEENAARVGVAIGSGIGGLDLIEAGHQVLVDKGPRRVSPFFVPSTIVNMVAGNLSIMRGLRGPNIAISTACTTGLHNIGHAARMIAYGDADAMVAGGAEKASTPLGIAGFGAAKALSTRNDEPEKASRPWDKGRDGFVLGDGAGVIVLEEYEHAKARGAKIYAELVGFGMSGDAYHMTSPSADGSGGALAMEAALRDAGITGTQVGYINAHGTSTQAGDLAELKGVKRALGEEGAKQVLVSSTKSMTGHLLGAAGSVETIITIMSLVDQIVPPTINLDDPEDDLDIDLVPNTARQVVNMEYAICNSFGFGGTNGTLIFKKV, encoded by the coding sequence GTGTCCAAGCGTCGTGTCGTTGTTACTGGTATGGGGATGTTATCGCCAGTAGGCAACACAGTAGAATCTTCTTGGAAAGCCTTGCTTGCAGGAAAAAGTGGCATTGTTAACATTGAGCACTTTGATACTGAAGGCTTTTCAACTCGTTTTGCAGGATTAGTGAAGAACTTTAACTGTGAAGACTATATGTCTAAAAAAGATGCCCGAAAAATGGATTTATTTATCCAATATGGTATAGCCGCGGGTATACAAGCATTAGACGATTCAGGTCTTGTGATAAACGAAGAAAATGCAGCACGAGTTGGTGTTGCGATCGGTTCTGGTATTGGTGGTTTAGATCTGATTGAGGCTGGTCATCAGGTTTTGGTTGATAAAGGGCCACGTAGGGTCAGTCCTTTCTTTGTGCCTTCGACAATTGTGAATATGGTTGCCGGAAATTTATCAATCATGCGTGGATTACGCGGACCAAATATTGCTATCTCCACTGCCTGTACAACAGGGTTGCACAATATCGGACATGCTGCTCGAATGATCGCGTATGGTGATGCTGATGCAATGGTTGCTGGTGGTGCAGAAAAAGCATCAACACCGCTCGGTATCGCTGGATTTGGCGCAGCAAAAGCATTATCAACTCGCAATGATGAACCTGAGAAAGCCTCTCGTCCATGGGATAAAGGGCGCGATGGGTTTGTTCTTGGTGATGGTGCCGGTGTTATCGTGCTTGAAGAATATGAACACGCGAAAGCTCGCGGTGCAAAAATTTATGCAGAATTAGTCGGTTTTGGCATGTCTGGTGATGCTTACCACATGACTTCACCAAGTGCAGATGGTTCTGGTGGTGCACTGGCGATGGAAGCGGCACTTCGTGATGCAGGAATTACCGGTACTCAAGTCGGTTATATCAACGCCCACGGAACGTCGACACAAGCGGGTGATCTTGCTGAATTAAAAGGTGTGAAACGTGCGTTAGGTGAGGAAGGTGCCAAGCAGGTACTTGTATCATCGACAAAATCGATGACAGGGCATCTTCTCGGTGCGGCCGGTTCCGTTGAAACCATCATCACTATCATGTCGCTTGTCGATCAAATCGTTCCGCCGACCATTAACCTCGATGATCCGGAAGATGATTTGGATATTGACTTAGTACCGAACACTGCGCGTCAGGTAGTCAATATGGAATATGCGATTTGTAACTCTTTCGGGTTTGGTGGAACCAATGGCACTTTAATCTTTAAAAAAGTGTAA
- the acpP gene encoding acyl carrier protein: MSNIEERVKKIIVEQLGVDEAEVKNEASFVEDLGADSLDTVELVMALEEEFDTEIPDEEAEKITTVQAAIDYVNSAQ, encoded by the coding sequence ATGAGCAACATCGAAGAACGCGTAAAGAAAATCATTGTTGAACAGCTAGGTGTAGACGAAGCAGAAGTTAAAAACGAAGCTTCTTTCGTTGAAGATCTAGGTGCTGATTCCCTGGATACAGTTGAGTTGGTTATGGCTCTTGAAGAGGAATTCGACACTGAGATTCCTGATGAAGAAGCTGAGAAGATCACAACTGTTCAAGCTGCGATCGATTACGTTAATAGCGCTCAGTAA